One window from the genome of Salisaeta longa DSM 21114 encodes:
- a CDS encoding response regulator transcription factor translates to MPITADPSDINVLVVDDEKDVVEVVSHFLKEEGYTVHTANSGEEAIEKASPDIDIIVLDIMLPELDGYEVCQRIRSRVETETIPIIFLSAKTEEEDQVQGLMMGGDDYLTKPVSPQVVVAHVKAVLRRSGIEESKILEVDDLVIYEDEYRAELGGEDLGLTLTEFELLRYLVRHPRKAFTRQQLLETIWKDAMMVTERTVDAHIKNLREKLGDFAKHIQTVRGVGYRFVREEESAEA, encoded by the coding sequence ATGCCTATTACCGCTGATCCGAGTGACATCAATGTGCTCGTCGTTGACGACGAAAAGGATGTTGTGGAGGTCGTAAGCCACTTCCTGAAGGAAGAAGGCTACACCGTTCACACCGCCAACTCCGGCGAAGAAGCCATCGAAAAAGCGAGCCCCGACATCGACATTATCGTGCTCGACATCATGCTTCCGGAGCTCGACGGCTACGAAGTATGTCAACGCATCCGCTCGCGCGTCGAAACCGAAACCATCCCGATCATCTTCCTCAGCGCCAAAACCGAGGAGGAAGACCAGGTGCAAGGCCTCATGATGGGCGGCGACGACTACCTCACAAAACCCGTCTCCCCACAGGTGGTGGTGGCTCACGTGAAAGCCGTGCTGCGCCGCTCGGGCATTGAAGAGAGCAAAATCCTGGAGGTGGATGACCTCGTCATCTACGAAGACGAGTACCGCGCCGAGCTTGGCGGCGAAGACCTCGGGCTTACCCTCACCGAGTTTGAGCTGCTGCGCTACCTCGTGCGTCACCCGCGCAAGGCTTTTACCCGGCAGCAACTCCTCGAAACCATCTGGAAAGATGCCATGATGGTCACCGAGCGCACCGTCGACGCACACATCAAGAACCTGCGGGAAAAACTGGGCGACTTCGCCAAGCACATCCAAACCGTGCGCGGCGTGGGCTACCGGTTTGTTCGTGAAGAGGAATCGGCCGAGGCGTAA
- the alr gene encoding alanine racemase, with protein MHLPTSACTIESLASPTIAACATGPQATIDLGALRHNVRVLARRAAPAGLMAVVKANAYGHGTVRVAETCIEAGAEQLAVARLAEGAALREAGIKTPILVLGAPDTDALTRYAQFDLSVTASSARVVAALASARTPLRVHLKVDTGMGRLGCSPADAPALLEQLQAASHLKVDGLWTHFATADEPDSAYAREQLQRFQQLRATLQRPHVPVHLANSAALLYLNEAMQQTEHSLVRAGLSLYGVPPAADAPLTVSLRPVMRLSAPVVHLKTVSPGTSISYGARWTASRPTRIATLGVGYGDGYPRLCSKYGRVRINDTLRPFAGTICMDMCMVDLGRPEGALAQRVHEGDTAVLFDAEGPTAHDVATWARTIPYEIFCRLDARVPRNYVA; from the coding sequence ATACACCTGCCAACGTCTGCTTGCACCATCGAGTCTCTTGCCTCCCCAACCATTGCGGCATGCGCCACGGGCCCGCAGGCCACTATCGACCTGGGGGCCTTGCGGCACAACGTGCGTGTTCTGGCGCGCCGCGCGGCGCCGGCCGGCCTCATGGCTGTCGTAAAGGCCAATGCGTATGGACACGGGACGGTGCGGGTGGCCGAAACGTGCATTGAGGCAGGCGCTGAGCAGCTCGCCGTCGCCCGCCTCGCCGAAGGCGCTGCCCTCCGCGAGGCCGGCATTAAGACCCCAATCCTGGTGTTGGGGGCGCCGGACACAGACGCCTTAACGCGCTATGCGCAGTTCGACCTCTCGGTCACGGCCTCGTCGGCCCGCGTGGTGGCGGCGCTTGCCAGCGCTCGTACCCCCCTGCGCGTACATCTGAAGGTGGATACCGGCATGGGCCGCCTTGGGTGCTCGCCCGCCGATGCGCCCGCGCTGTTGGAGCAGCTCCAGGCGGCTTCGCACCTGAAGGTGGACGGCCTGTGGACCCATTTTGCGACCGCCGACGAACCGGACAGCGCCTACGCCCGCGAGCAACTGCAGCGCTTTCAGCAGCTTCGCGCAACGCTCCAGCGGCCCCACGTGCCGGTGCATCTGGCCAACAGCGCCGCCCTGTTGTACCTAAACGAGGCGATGCAGCAAACCGAGCACAGCCTTGTGCGCGCCGGTCTTTCGCTGTACGGCGTGCCGCCCGCGGCCGACGCTCCACTCACGGTGTCCCTACGGCCCGTTATGCGCCTCAGCGCGCCGGTCGTGCACCTGAAAACGGTGTCGCCCGGAACGTCGATTTCGTACGGCGCGCGGTGGACCGCCTCACGACCCACACGCATCGCCACCCTCGGCGTAGGCTACGGCGATGGCTACCCGCGGCTGTGCTCAAAATATGGGCGCGTACGCATCAACGACACGCTCCGCCCGTTTGCCGGGACCATCTGTATGGACATGTGCATGGTCGATCTTGGCCGTCCGGAGGGCGCGCTCGCCCAACGCGTACACGAAGGCGATACCGCCGTGCTGTTTGACGCCGAAGGCCCCACGGCCCACGACGTGGCCACATGGGCGCGCACCATCCCCTACGAAATTTTCTGCCGCCTCGACGCCCGCGTGCCTCGCAACTATGTTGCATGA
- a CDS encoding S9 family peptidase: protein MHRLFSCLVAVALCVVFVGPAQAQPSPADTTVQFTLEAIHASGAFSPERFQGGRWADSGPVITYIEPSDSSAATHLMRYNLETDERTRLINGENLYADDVDRLIKIQGYEYSNDGSKVLIYTDSKMVWRRATKGFYYVYNLEEQTLTPIAPRDEGYQMFAKFNPSATKVAFVRERDLHVVDLATGTETALTTDGGENGIINGTFDWVYEEEFGLRDGFRWSPDGQHIAFYKLDESVVPEYRMTNHTTRYPTYTTFKYPKAGEQNSDIKVGVIDMAEAGTPEAITYFDTQTWDPQLTKAEEATDPHEYLARMGWTPKIDGTHQVWMFRLNREQNRLDVLFGAPGATQPKVLLEERQETYIDVEDGKLQFLDDGKHFVYLSERTGYNHVHLYRNDGTYLGPITDGTWEVTEFHGIDEGTLTAYVTATRDTSIERQLYKVPVSLSRHEAAPAPTRITEQTGWHSINFSNDLSYYIDQYSSVTTPPSWTLHRASGEQLAVLQSNQALDRQLEALGVPVPTFTSVPAANGMPLNAYIIKPTDFNAAREYPLLMYVYGGPGAQTVTNRWGGSRMLWHQYLADTYNIVVASVDNRGTGGRGKAFQDIPYAQLGQPEAKDQIAAAEHFKAMDYIADDRVGIWGWSYGGYMTLLSMMYQKGPDTFSAGMSIAPVTDWRNYDTIYTERYMKTPQQNMDGYRNGAPVTYADELNVDQDLLLVHGSYDDNVHYQNSAQMVKALQAANKQFRFMVYPLRDHGIYGGNTRLHLFTMLTTFVEESLIEQEAMVGAAR from the coding sequence ATGCATCGCTTATTTTCTTGCCTCGTTGCCGTTGCGCTTTGTGTTGTGTTCGTCGGACCGGCACAGGCGCAGCCGTCGCCGGCGGATACCACAGTCCAGTTCACGCTTGAGGCCATCCACGCCAGCGGCGCCTTCAGCCCCGAGCGCTTTCAGGGCGGGCGCTGGGCCGATAGCGGGCCGGTGATTACGTACATCGAGCCGTCGGATTCCAGCGCGGCAACGCACCTGATGCGCTACAACTTGGAGACGGATGAGCGCACGCGCCTCATCAACGGCGAAAACCTCTATGCCGATGATGTCGATCGCCTCATTAAAATTCAGGGCTACGAGTACAGCAACGATGGCAGCAAGGTGCTCATTTACACCGACTCGAAGATGGTGTGGCGCCGGGCCACGAAAGGGTTCTACTACGTCTATAATCTCGAAGAGCAGACGCTAACGCCCATTGCGCCGCGCGATGAAGGCTATCAGATGTTTGCCAAGTTCAACCCGTCGGCTACGAAAGTGGCCTTCGTGCGCGAGCGCGACCTGCATGTGGTAGACCTCGCGACGGGCACCGAAACCGCGCTGACCACCGATGGGGGCGAGAATGGCATCATCAACGGCACGTTCGACTGGGTGTACGAGGAGGAATTCGGACTGCGAGACGGCTTCCGCTGGAGTCCGGATGGACAGCACATCGCATTCTACAAGCTCGACGAGTCGGTGGTGCCGGAGTATCGGATGACGAATCACACCACGCGCTACCCCACCTACACGACGTTCAAATACCCGAAGGCGGGCGAGCAAAACAGCGACATTAAGGTGGGCGTGATTGACATGGCCGAAGCGGGCACGCCGGAGGCCATCACCTACTTCGACACCCAGACCTGGGACCCGCAACTGACGAAGGCGGAGGAGGCGACCGACCCGCATGAATACCTCGCACGTATGGGCTGGACGCCCAAGATAGACGGGACGCATCAGGTGTGGATGTTTCGCCTGAACCGCGAGCAAAATCGCCTCGATGTGCTGTTCGGTGCACCCGGCGCTACGCAGCCCAAGGTGCTGCTGGAAGAGCGGCAAGAGACGTACATTGACGTTGAGGACGGCAAGCTCCAGTTCCTGGATGACGGCAAGCACTTCGTATACCTCTCGGAGCGCACCGGCTACAACCATGTGCACTTGTACCGGAATGACGGCACGTACCTTGGGCCCATCACCGATGGAACCTGGGAAGTTACAGAGTTTCATGGCATCGACGAGGGGACGCTGACGGCGTACGTTACCGCTACGCGCGACACGTCCATCGAGCGACAGTTGTACAAGGTACCCGTGTCGCTGAGTCGTCATGAGGCGGCGCCTGCCCCCACACGGATCACGGAACAGACGGGCTGGCACAGCATCAACTTTTCGAACGACCTGTCCTACTACATCGACCAGTACTCCAGCGTGACTACGCCGCCGTCGTGGACGCTGCACCGCGCCTCGGGGGAACAGCTGGCGGTGCTGCAATCGAATCAGGCGCTCGATCGGCAGCTTGAGGCGCTGGGCGTTCCGGTGCCTACGTTCACCTCGGTGCCCGCCGCCAACGGCATGCCGCTGAACGCTTACATCATCAAGCCCACCGACTTCAACGCGGCCCGCGAATATCCGCTGCTGATGTATGTGTATGGCGGGCCGGGCGCGCAGACCGTAACCAACCGCTGGGGCGGCTCGCGCATGCTGTGGCATCAGTACCTTGCCGACACGTACAACATTGTGGTTGCAAGCGTCGACAACCGAGGCACCGGTGGGCGCGGCAAGGCGTTTCAGGACATTCCGTATGCCCAACTGGGCCAGCCCGAGGCAAAAGACCAGATCGCCGCGGCTGAGCACTTTAAGGCCATGGACTACATCGCCGACGACCGCGTGGGCATCTGGGGCTGGAGCTACGGCGGCTACATGACGCTGTTGTCGATGATGTACCAAAAGGGGCCCGACACGTTTTCTGCCGGGATGTCGATTGCGCCGGTTACCGACTGGCGCAACTACGACACCATCTACACCGAGCGCTACATGAAGACGCCGCAGCAAAACATGGACGGCTACCGCAACGGGGCGCCCGTCACGTATGCCGACGAGCTGAACGTCGATCAGGACTTGCTTCTGGTGCACGGCAGTTACGACGACAACGTGCACTACCAGAACAGCGCGCAGATGGTGAAGGCGCTGCAGGCGGCCAACAAGCAGTTTCGGTTTATGGTGTACCCGCTGCGCGACCATGGCATCTACGGCGGCAACACGCGGCTGCACCTGTTCACGATGCTAACGACCTTCGTTGAGGAGTCGCTGATTGAGCAGGAGGCGATGGTGGGTGCCGCGCGTTAG
- a CDS encoding RNA polymerase sigma factor produces MTSPMLPVLLWELACALHTDPDGAALAARIREGDREAFRTFFDRHHARLVGYVRSRGVPQGAAEDIVQEAFLYIWTHREAIDPEQSLRAYLFRIGYTRALNHRRDRTREELTDDPSSLDGATAQRPDRALADQERTEQIEAAIAQLSERRRSVIELCMLEELTYREAAQVLGITRKTVENHMGHALKDLRERLRLAEDGSAGSGP; encoded by the coding sequence ATGACAAGTCCGATGCTGCCCGTTCTTCTTTGGGAACTGGCGTGTGCCCTGCACACCGACCCCGACGGGGCCGCGCTGGCCGCACGCATCCGGGAGGGCGACCGCGAGGCGTTCCGCACGTTCTTCGATCGACACCACGCGCGCCTTGTGGGCTACGTGCGGTCGCGCGGTGTGCCACAAGGCGCGGCCGAAGACATCGTGCAGGAAGCGTTCCTGTACATCTGGACCCACCGTGAGGCCATCGACCCGGAGCAGTCGCTTCGGGCGTATCTCTTTCGCATCGGATACACCCGCGCCCTCAACCATAGGCGCGATCGTACGCGGGAGGAACTCACCGACGATCCGTCGTCTCTCGATGGAGCCACCGCACAACGGCCCGACCGAGCGCTCGCTGATCAGGAACGCACCGAGCAGATCGAAGCCGCCATCGCGCAACTTTCCGAACGCCGCCGATCCGTCATTGAGCTCTGTATGCTCGAAGAACTCACGTACCGCGAGGCCGCGCAGGTGCTGGGCATCACCCGCAAGACCGTCGAAAACCACATGGGCCACGCGCTCAAAGATTTGCGTGAGCGGCTCCGCCTGGCGGAGGACGGGTCCGCTGGTAGCGGCCCATGA
- a CDS encoding FecR family protein, which produces MPESPEPLPPDDRHRALAARIGHVLDAQGTLDDAPPALADDPLIDALAAYRAVRQQDREVAPDASGRMWQGIQEKIGDDAARARRADRPPQPRRQPPMGVRWWGAIAATVAVLIGVVWWTVLRPPAPTLLAAAQQSIVTYQTAGGATVRLRPHSRLYRVDATDAPRFRLAGEAHFQVPPQQGAPFTVVTDRAKVQVVGTAFTVRTWAPAPTVYVSEGRVRLSSRTTAAAATIAPGERGSLVAEDSVAVTQAAAAPYMGWLQQTLTFTSRPAGDVAREMEQHFNIAVQMPDTVATQRLTGRIMLTERSRALREFGLVLGGQFVRTAPRTYRWEARSAPGAVAP; this is translated from the coding sequence ATGCCTGAATCTCCCGAACCGCTTCCCCCCGACGACCGGCACCGTGCCCTTGCGGCGCGCATCGGCCACGTGCTCGATGCACAGGGCACGCTCGACGATGCGCCGCCCGCGCTCGCAGACGACCCGCTCATCGACGCGCTGGCCGCGTATCGTGCGGTGCGCCAACAAGACCGCGAGGTCGCGCCGGACGCATCGGGGCGGATGTGGCAGGGCATCCAGGAGAAAATCGGCGACGATGCGGCGCGCGCGCGCCGAGCCGATCGGCCGCCGCAGCCCCGCAGGCAGCCGCCGATGGGCGTGCGCTGGTGGGGGGCCATAGCGGCCACAGTGGCCGTGCTGATCGGGGTGGTGTGGTGGACGGTGCTCCGCCCGCCGGCGCCCACACTTCTTGCAGCGGCCCAGCAATCCATCGTAACGTATCAGACGGCCGGGGGCGCTACGGTCCGGCTCCGGCCGCATTCGCGGTTGTATCGCGTGGACGCGACCGACGCGCCCCGTTTCCGTCTGGCCGGCGAGGCTCACTTTCAGGTGCCCCCGCAGCAGGGCGCGCCCTTTACGGTCGTCACCGACCGGGCCAAGGTGCAGGTGGTGGGCACCGCGTTTACTGTGCGCACCTGGGCGCCCGCCCCAACCGTGTATGTGTCGGAAGGGCGCGTGCGGCTATCGAGCCGGACCACCGCTGCTGCGGCGACGATTGCGCCGGGCGAACGCGGGAGCCTGGTGGCCGAGGACTCCGTCGCGGTTACGCAAGCGGCCGCGGCCCCGTACATGGGCTGGCTGCAGCAGACGCTCACGTTTACCTCGCGGCCCGCGGGCGATGTGGCCCGCGAGATGGAGCAGCACTTCAACATCGCCGTGCAGATGCCCGACACGGTAGCCACGCAGCGCCTCACCGGCCGCATCATGCTTACCGAGCGCTCGCGCGCCCTGCGTGAGTTCGGCCTTGTGCTGGGCGGGCAGTTCGTGCGCACGGCGCCCCGCACGTACCGGTGGGAGGCGCGTTCGGCCCCGGGCGCCGTTGCCCCCTAG
- a CDS encoding TonB-dependent receptor yields the protein MRLLQMWGLAVVLLLGWADRTHAVPSDARRPSVATDTTALAYARAPLRTVLADIEAQTNVRFLYRDALVAGVNVSLQAPISQWARALNAALRPLGLHVVLDASGQQAILIATSDRASPATLRGYVLDAATGARLPYATVSWWADGALRGTVANGSGLFQTKLRGVAPHDTLHLRVSYVGHQPARVVVRPQQLPRELAVRLQPKPTQAPAVTVHSVALQSPLNDDLHALVRPGRMAPLGEASVLHALEMLPSATLGPTLGRGLSMRGSPPDAFRVLLDGAPMYATSHLFGLFDAYSGAALQAVGFYYGVPPATYAAAPGGVLALKTQAGDQTATRLQVGASNTALQAMAEGPVAGGHGSWLVAARHSYLNAVDWLGNAQIVRQGLGINPRMEAIPADRTVSGPPVVQSEARTARFYDVHAKGLWETDAGGRFALGVYVGGDEAQERAQRVFLVGEDRRDRTLQQEPVDANHAWGNESVGVQSTWPLSDRLMLHTTAAGSYYHARLLRDDFIGVGFRTRSDPVRWAYRYTLRNTLFTGRWAQQLAWMPTGPGTWTMGYDVRMHRGTLTDAVDDDARYRLDRTAWQADAHVEWAHTVDPLLDVRAGLRGQFFSLGSRAQLAPRVAVRLYPQAPLTLGIGYSRTHQFLHRLALTNDSIDLWAIQGPRTPPTTSDQWTAGVYWTRRPSASYGTTVQVEGYRKTQHHLWQYTSFTQRSVLPQRGQGRPFTTANTVTARGLEVLAQQHVGPVTASASYTWARAQLHPPSGGSRPAPWDRRHQATARLEARVGSGLTLFSSAYYGTGVPNTYAALPGEPARLRPYHRLDVGAALTATVNTAQLTAQLTVHNIYNRDNPWYRTPVLAIEQSPLRAPGPAIAASWTGATVYDLGLQPAFSFSIQW from the coding sequence ATGCGCCTGCTACAGATGTGGGGACTTGCGGTCGTTCTGCTCCTGGGATGGGCAGATCGGACACACGCTGTGCCTTCCGATGCACGAAGGCCCTCCGTTGCGACAGATACAACAGCCCTCGCCTATGCGCGGGCGCCGCTCCGGACGGTGCTAGCTGACATCGAGGCGCAGACGAACGTTCGGTTTCTGTATCGAGATGCGCTCGTTGCGGGCGTCAATGTCTCGCTGCAAGCGCCCATAAGCCAATGGGCCCGGGCGCTCAATGCAGCCCTTCGGCCCCTTGGGTTGCACGTGGTGCTTGACGCGTCGGGCCAGCAGGCAATCCTTATCGCAACCAGCGACCGTGCATCACCGGCTACATTGCGCGGGTACGTGCTGGATGCCGCGACTGGCGCCCGCTTGCCGTATGCAACGGTTAGCTGGTGGGCAGACGGCGCGTTGCGCGGGACGGTGGCCAACGGGTCGGGCCTGTTCCAGACGAAGCTGCGCGGTGTGGCGCCGCACGACACGCTGCATCTGCGCGTCTCATACGTAGGGCATCAGCCGGCTCGTGTGGTCGTGCGGCCGCAGCAGCTTCCCCGTGAGCTCGCGGTGCGCTTGCAGCCGAAGCCCACGCAGGCACCGGCCGTAACGGTGCACTCCGTCGCGTTGCAGTCCCCGCTCAATGATGACCTGCATGCGCTGGTGCGCCCCGGGCGTATGGCGCCACTGGGCGAGGCGAGCGTGCTGCATGCGCTGGAGATGCTGCCGTCGGCCACGCTCGGTCCCACACTGGGGCGTGGGCTTAGCATGCGCGGCAGCCCGCCCGATGCCTTCCGCGTGCTGCTCGACGGAGCCCCGATGTACGCCACGAGCCATCTGTTTGGGCTGTTTGATGCCTACAGCGGGGCAGCCCTGCAGGCGGTGGGTTTCTATTACGGCGTGCCGCCGGCGACCTATGCAGCCGCTCCGGGCGGAGTGCTCGCACTCAAAACGCAAGCCGGCGACCAGACCGCCACGCGTCTGCAGGTGGGGGCCAGCAACACGGCGCTTCAGGCAATGGCCGAAGGACCGGTAGCTGGCGGGCACGGCAGCTGGCTGGTGGCCGCGCGGCACAGCTACCTAAACGCCGTAGACTGGCTCGGCAATGCGCAGATCGTTCGGCAAGGGCTGGGCATCAACCCGCGGATGGAGGCGATACCGGCCGATCGGACGGTATCGGGCCCCCCGGTGGTGCAGTCTGAAGCGCGGACGGCGCGGTTCTATGACGTACATGCCAAAGGCTTGTGGGAAACGGACGCGGGCGGGCGTTTCGCACTTGGTGTGTACGTGGGCGGCGACGAGGCGCAGGAGAGGGCACAGCGCGTGTTTTTGGTGGGGGAGGACCGGCGCGACCGCACCCTTCAGCAGGAACCGGTGGACGCCAACCATGCCTGGGGAAACGAATCGGTGGGCGTGCAAAGCACCTGGCCGCTGTCGGATCGCCTGATGCTGCACACAACGGCCGCCGGCAGCTACTACCATGCGCGCCTCTTGCGCGACGACTTTATTGGTGTCGGATTCCGCACGCGCTCCGATCCGGTCCGCTGGGCCTACCGTTACACGCTCCGCAACACGCTTTTTACCGGCCGATGGGCGCAGCAGCTGGCATGGATGCCCACCGGGCCCGGAACGTGGACGATGGGCTACGACGTGCGCATGCACCGAGGCACGCTGACCGATGCCGTAGATGACGACGCGCGGTATCGCCTGGACCGCACCGCGTGGCAGGCCGATGCGCATGTGGAGTGGGCCCACACGGTGGATCCCCTACTGGACGTACGCGCCGGCCTGCGCGGGCAGTTTTTCAGTCTTGGCTCGCGGGCGCAGCTTGCCCCGCGGGTGGCCGTGCGCTTGTATCCGCAGGCGCCGCTGACGCTTGGGATAGGCTACAGCCGCACGCACCAGTTTCTGCATCGGCTCGCGCTCACCAACGATAGCATCGACCTGTGGGCGATTCAGGGGCCACGCACGCCGCCCACCACCAGCGATCAGTGGACCGCGGGTGTGTACTGGACGCGTCGCCCGTCCGCCAGCTATGGGACGACGGTCCAGGTGGAGGGCTACCGCAAGACGCAGCATCACCTGTGGCAGTACACTTCCTTTACGCAGCGCAGCGTGTTGCCTCAGCGCGGGCAAGGCCGTCCGTTTACCACCGCCAACACCGTAACCGCTCGGGGGCTAGAGGTGCTGGCCCAGCAGCATGTGGGCCCCGTAACGGCGAGTGCGAGCTACACGTGGGCGCGTGCGCAGCTGCATCCGCCGTCTGGTGGCTCGCGGCCCGCGCCGTGGGACCGCCGCCATCAGGCCACCGCCCGCCTCGAAGCCCGCGTAGGATCCGGCCTCACGCTGTTTTCCAGCGCCTACTACGGCACCGGCGTCCCCAACACGTACGCCGCCCTCCCCGGCGAACCGGCCCGCCTCCGGCCCTACCATCGATTGGATGTGGGCGCCGCGCTGACGGCAACCGTCAACACGGCGCAGCTCACCGCACAGCTAACGGTGCACAACATATACAACCGCGACAACCCGTGGTACCGAACGCCCGTCTTGGCGATTGAGCAATCGCCCCTCCGTGCGCCGGGCCCAGCCATCGCCGCGTCCTGGACCGGAGCCACCGTGTACGACCTCGGCCTGCAGCCTGCGTTTTCGTTCAGCATTCAGTGGTAA
- a CDS encoding Uma2 family endonuclease codes for MMQPVLPRRRMSIHLDAPLSDDEFQTLCQRNPQLIIEQSPDGSLVLMAPTGGASGNRNLTIGFHLAAWIEEHGGFGFDSNTMFRLPNGAHRMPDVAWVQRARFLALSEAEREGFVPLAPDFVIELRSPTDDLSALKDKMNEYMRAGVRLGWLIDPQTKTVTMYRDDGTQETLDQPATVVAETVVDGFTLPMARVWNPFGRAR; via the coding sequence ATGATGCAACCCGTCCTGCCGCGTCGTCGGATGAGCATCCACCTGGACGCGCCGCTATCCGACGACGAGTTCCAAACGTTGTGTCAGCGCAATCCACAGTTGATCATCGAGCAATCCCCCGACGGTTCTCTCGTCCTCATGGCCCCTACGGGTGGTGCGTCTGGTAACCGAAATCTCACGATTGGTTTTCACCTTGCCGCATGGATTGAGGAGCATGGCGGGTTCGGGTTCGATTCCAATACGATGTTTCGATTGCCCAACGGCGCGCACCGCATGCCGGATGTTGCATGGGTGCAGCGCGCCCGATTCTTGGCGCTTTCGGAAGCAGAGCGTGAGGGCTTCGTTCCGCTCGCCCCAGACTTCGTGATCGAATTGCGTTCGCCAACGGATGATCTTTCGGCCCTGAAGGATAAGATGAACGAGTACATGCGGGCCGGCGTGCGGTTGGGGTGGCTGATTGACCCACAAACCAAAACCGTGACAATGTACCGCGACGACGGCACGCAAGAGACCCTCGACCAACCGGCAACGGTCGTAGCGGAAACCGTGGTGGACGGCTTTACGCTGCCGATGGCCCGCGTCTGGAATCCTTTTGGGCGCGCGAGGTGA